From a single Okeanomitos corallinicola TIOX110 genomic region:
- a CDS encoding response regulator transcription factor has protein sequence MKLLLVEDDERIAASLSEALTDHNYAVDIAGDGEEGWDFMTAFSYDLILLDVMLPKLNGIELCQRMRRRGYTLPVLMLTARDNSTDKVQGLDAGADDYVIKPFDLQELLARIRALLRRGIAPRSNFLEWGELQLDPAICTVTYREKLLAVTPKEYQLLELFLRHHGHVLSRQQILDHLWSSMDTPGQDTVKVHIRGIRQKLKAAGAKHDFIETVYGLGYRLNQNV, from the coding sequence ATGAAACTTTTATTAGTAGAAGATGACGAACGCATAGCTGCATCTTTGTCAGAAGCCTTAACTGATCATAATTATGCCGTTGATATCGCTGGTGATGGTGAAGAAGGATGGGACTTTATGACAGCCTTTAGCTATGATTTAATTCTTCTAGATGTGATGCTACCAAAATTAAATGGCATAGAATTATGTCAAAGAATGAGACGACGTGGTTATACATTACCAGTGCTGATGTTAACCGCCAGAGATAACAGCACAGATAAAGTACAAGGTTTAGATGCTGGTGCTGATGATTACGTGATCAAACCCTTTGATTTACAGGAATTACTAGCCAGAATTCGGGCTTTGTTACGTCGGGGAATTGCCCCAAGATCGAACTTTTTAGAATGGGGAGAATTGCAACTTGATCCGGCTATTTGTACGGTAACTTACAGAGAAAAATTATTAGCTGTAACACCAAAAGAATATCAATTATTAGAATTATTCCTCCGTCATCATGGCCATGTCCTCAGTCGTCAGCAAATACTTGATCACCTGTGGTCATCTATGGATACACCAGGACAAGATACAGTCAAAGTACATATTCGGGGAATACGGCAAAAACTCAAAGCCGCAGGAGCAAAACATGATTTTATCGAAACTGTTTATGGGCTTGGGTATCGGCTTAACCAAAACGTTTAA
- a CDS encoding DUF4363 domain-containing protein translates to MKRFQAIAIITGMSLLTLVGCGNNEQATIETTPATTANTPVNSNVAASPASTTNDGLLAVLAKTKTAVTSDNFAQAKQEFDQFEDVWKDVEDGIKAKSRDNYEAIEKSMDEISGELKAAQPQKEKLLTELQSLETTINTVSKS, encoded by the coding sequence ATGAAGCGTTTTCAGGCAATTGCAATAATTACAGGGATGAGCTTACTAACTTTGGTAGGCTGTGGTAATAATGAACAAGCTACGATTGAAACTACCCCGGCTACAACTGCTAATACTCCTGTTAATAGTAATGTAGCAGCAAGTCCAGCATCAACAACTAATGATGGTTTATTGGCTGTATTAGCTAAAACTAAAACCGCAGTTACATCTGATAATTTTGCTCAAGCTAAACAAGAATTTGATCAATTTGAGGATGTTTGGAAAGACGTAGAAGATGGAATAAAAGCTAAATCTCGTGATAATTATGAAGCCATCGAAAAAAGTATGGATGAAATTTCTGGAGAACTGAAAGCTGCTCAACCCCAAAAAGAGAAATTATTAACAGAATTACAGTCTTTAGAAACCACCATCAATACTGTTTCTAAGTCTTAA
- a CDS encoding adenylate/guanylate cyclase domain-containing protein, translated as MILKNLADVALYGWEQYINDPTEYLLFGAMLVQTFYLSKPGSSRLFGNLIGVGIYTLIDLPADGYEFFENPSHIVFWLFSMAIAILQGIRYHWKPSLERWTIPLESLVRMLMLLGFYLVVNIGVNYNQPQEISFLEKFSASATHKYLIASLFLVGLLLGFQRLQIIIQQKKLQETANILRNLAEWGMGTHAVNKVVNNPEGWEFQQCDRAILFMDIRGFTSWCEQTETKIVADVLNSYYQHVEPAAAYYQPLRITLTADEIMAIYATPKQAVSAAQAMQKAAIEILAPYGIGAGCAVHCGTVVEGLFGGEKARTYTVIGDVVNTAKRLESTTPAGEITISDHVHQKLGCKCMVKPRQAIALKGKTQSLMAWQLININ; from the coding sequence TTGATCCTGAAAAATCTCGCTGATGTTGCACTCTATGGGTGGGAACAATATATTAATGACCCCACTGAATATTTACTATTTGGGGCAATGTTGGTACAAACATTTTATTTGTCAAAACCAGGATCATCTCGGTTGTTTGGTAATCTAATTGGTGTGGGTATTTACACTTTAATTGATTTGCCAGCAGATGGGTATGAATTTTTTGAAAATCCCAGTCATATTGTTTTTTGGCTATTTTCTATGGCGATCGCCATTTTACAAGGTATTCGCTACCACTGGAAACCAAGTCTAGAACGTTGGACAATTCCTTTAGAAAGTTTGGTGCGGATGCTGATGCTACTAGGTTTTTATCTAGTGGTAAATATAGGTGTAAATTACAATCAGCCCCAGGAAATATCATTTCTAGAAAAGTTTTCTGCTTCAGCTACCCATAAATATTTAATTGCTAGTTTATTTTTAGTGGGTTTATTACTTGGTTTTCAGAGATTGCAGATTATTATTCAGCAAAAAAAACTACAAGAAACTGCCAATATATTAAGAAATTTAGCAGAATGGGGCATGGGAACTCATGCTGTCAATAAGGTTGTGAATAACCCAGAAGGTTGGGAATTTCAACAGTGCGATCGCGCTATTTTATTTATGGATATTCGCGGGTTTACTTCCTGGTGTGAACAGACTGAAACCAAAATTGTCGCCGATGTTCTTAACTCCTATTATCAGCACGTAGAACCAGCCGCCGCCTATTATCAACCCCTGCGTATTACTTTAACTGCTGATGAAATTATGGCTATTTATGCCACTCCAAAACAAGCAGTTTCCGCCGCTCAAGCGATGCAAAAAGCAGCCATAGAAATTCTTGCACCTTACGGAATTGGTGCTGGTTGTGCTGTTCATTGTGGTACGGTTGTAGAAGGATTATTTGGTGGCGAAAAAGCCCGCACCTATACTGTTATTGGCGATGTAGTTAATACGGCTAAACGTTTAGAAAGTACAACTCCAGCGGGAGAAATTACTATTTCTGATCATGTTCATCAAAAATTAGGTTGTAAATGTATGGTTAAACCCCGACAGGCGATCGCTCTCAAAGGTAAAACCCAATCATTAATGGCTTGGCAACTTATTAATATTAATTAG
- a CDS encoding 3'-5' exonuclease produces the protein MNHYFLIIDIEATCCDKKTIPRHQMEIIEIGAVLLNRQTWAIDSEFQQFIKPVQNPILTEFCTNLTSITQLQVDTAPTFGEAMSNLQSWLNSFPNSDYIFCSWGNYDKTQFLQDCKFHHIPYPFGTEHRNIKIEFSEYLGVSHKFGMKQALEKLGMELKGTHHRGIDDARNIAEIYRYMHNNKR, from the coding sequence ATGAACCATTATTTCTTAATCATTGATATAGAAGCTACTTGTTGTGACAAAAAGACAATTCCCCGTCATCAAATGGAAATTATTGAAATTGGGGCAGTATTGTTAAATCGTCAAACTTGGGCAATTGATTCTGAGTTTCAGCAGTTTATTAAACCTGTGCAAAATCCAATTTTAACAGAATTCTGTACCAATTTAACTAGTATTACTCAGCTACAAGTTGACACTGCACCAACCTTTGGAGAAGCAATGTCAAACTTACAAAGTTGGTTGAATTCATTTCCTAATTCTGATTATATTTTTTGTTCTTGGGGAAATTATGATAAAACCCAATTTTTACAAGATTGTAAATTTCATCATATTCCTTATCCTTTTGGGACAGAACACAGAAATATTAAAATAGAATTTTCGGAATATTTAGGAGTATCCCATAAATTTGGCATGAAACAAGCCTTGGAAAAGTTAGGAATGGAATTAAAAGGTACACATCACCGAGGTATTGATGATGCTAGAAATATTGCGGAAATTTATCGTTATATGCACAATAATAAAAGATAA